A region from the Pelobates fuscus isolate aPelFus1 chromosome 1, aPelFus1.pri, whole genome shotgun sequence genome encodes:
- the SHISA2 gene encoding protein shisa-2 homolog: protein MSSGLQGIFNPNPQTAASTHPSQSPLTAAPVSRLTPYWGICKFTVPVAPVFPVCREAGWASERGEDLVCSQPQAMWAEGTPLALLAAASFLLAVLAAARGSGEYCHGWVDAQAVWRDGFQCPERFDGDDATICCGTCVLRYCCSSAEARLDQGVCNNDRQEGAPHERPDKDSHDSAAVPIYVPFLIVGSVFVAFIILGSLVAVCCCRCLRPKQEPQQSRAPGSNRLMETIPMISSASTSRGSSSRQSSTAASSSSSANSGARAPPTRSQTNCCLPEGAMNNVYVNMPTNYSVLNCQQATQLVPHQGQYLHPQFVGYAVPHDSVTMTPMPQFLDGLQGGYRPMQSPYPHSNPEQKMYPAVTV from the exons ATGAGTTCAGGGTTACAAGGGATATTTAACCCTAATCCTCAGACAGCTGCTTCAACTCATCCAAGTCAGAGCCCCCTCACTGCAGCCCCTGTCTCCAGGTTAACCCCATACTGGGGCATCTGCAAGTTTACTGTGCCAGTAGCTCCAGTATTTCCAGTTTGCAGGGAAGCAGGCTGGGCATCAGAGAGGGGAGAGGATCTGGTGTGTTCACAGCCCCAAGCCATGTGGGCAGAGGGCACCCCTTTAGCGTTGCTGGCAGCTGCTTCCTTCCTGCTGGCAGTGTTGGCAGCCGCCCGGGGGAGCGGTGAGTACTGTCACGGGTGGGTGGATGCCCAGGCGGTGTGGAGGGACGGATTCCAGTGCCCGGAGCGCTTTGATGGGGACGATGCCACCATCTGCTGCGGTACCTGCGTCCTGCGTTACTGCTGCTCCAGCGCCGAGGCCAGGCTGGACCAGGGTGTGTGTAATAACGACAGACAGGAGGGGGCGCCACACGAAAGGCCGGATAAGGACAGCCACGACTCCGCGGCAG TTCCTATCTACGTCCCATTTCTAATCGTAGGTTCTGTTTTTGTGGCATTTATCATCTTGGGGTCGTTGGTAGCTGTTTGCTGTTGCCGATGCCTCAGGCCAAAACAGGAGCCTCAGCAGAGTCGAGCACCTGGAAGTAATCGTCTAATGGAGACCATTCCCATGATCTCAAGTGCTAGTACCTCACGTGGCTCTTCCTCTAGACAGTCAAGCACAGCTGCCAGCTCCAGTTCCAGTGCCAATTCGGGTGCCAGGGCACCCCCTACAAGATCCCAAACCAACTGCTGTTTGCCAGAAGGAGCTATGAATAATGTTTATGTAAATATGCCTACCAATTACTCTGTGTTGAACTGTCAACAAGCCACCCAACTTGTTCCACACCAAGGACAATACCTACATCCTCAGTTTGTAGGCTATGCCGTACCTCATGACTCTGTAACCATGACCCCTATGCCTCAGTTCTTAGATGGACTACAAGGTGGATACCGACCAATGCAGTCACCCTACCCTCACAGTAATCCTGAACAGAAGATGTACCCAGCTGTGACTGTGTAA